TCTCCAGGTCCAGGTAGGACCCAGGTCCAACCCATGTGTCTGGCTCCAGGTAGGACCTCTGTCCCCCTCTCTCCCGCGCAGGATCCTGCTGACGGTGGTCGTCATCTTCCGCATCCTCATCGTGGCCATCGTGGGCGAGACGGTTTACGAGGACGAGCAGACCATGTTCATGTGCAACACGCTCCAGCCCGGCTGCAACCAGGCGTGTTACGACAAGGCCTTCCCCATCTCCCACATCCGCTACTGGGTCTTCCAGATCATTCTGgtctgcacccccagcctctgcTTCATCACCTACTCGGTCCACCAGGCGGCCAAGCAACGCGAGCGCcgcttctccttcctccccccgcTCCTGGAGCGCGACGCCGCCAAGGCCAAGGCCACCAACGGCGCCTCCAAGGAGGAACCCAAGGAGGTGCCACCTCCGCCGCGGCCTCCGCGCGGCTCCAAAGCCAAGCGCCAAGAAGGCATCTCCCGCTTCTACGTCATCCAGGTGGTTTTCCGGAACGCTCTGGAAATCGGCTTCTTGGCGGGGCAATA
Above is a genomic segment from Nyctibius grandis isolate bNycGra1 chromosome 5, bNycGra1.pri, whole genome shotgun sequence containing:
- the LOC137664086 gene encoding gap junction delta-2 protein-like — encoded protein: MGEWTILERLLEAAVQQHSTMIGRILLTVVVIFRILIVAIVGETVYEDEQTMFMCNTLQPGCNQACYDKAFPISHIRYWVFQIILVCTPSLCFITYSVHQAAKQRERRFSFLPPLLERDAAKAKATNGASKEEPKEVPPPPRPPRGSKAKRQEGISRFYVIQVVFRNALEIGFLAGQYFLYGFNVPAIFECDRYPCVKEVECYVSRPTEKTVFLVFMFAVSGVCVLL